The window GGTCAAGACGGAACCTATTACAGCGGAGGGCAAGGACAGGCGGGGATCACCCGGTGAGGTAACCTTACAGGGGTATCAGGCGCCTCTCACGCTCTCGGAAGACAGCTAGCTGATCGTACCCGGCCCGCCGCAACAGCGCCACGGCTTCAGGATAGCCGAAACCGACTTCCTCCGGGTCGTGGGCGTCAGAGCCCAGCGTGACCGGAATGTTCAACTCGCGGCAGGCGGCCAGGAAAGCCGGATGCGGGTAGATCTCCGCGGCAGGGGCCCTTAAGCCCGCCGTATTCACTTCAACGCAGGCGCCAGCCCCGGCAATGACCAACGCCGTTTCCCGGTAGAGCCTGGTGAGGTCGCCGCGTGGCCGGTAGTCGAATTTTTTCAACAGGTCCGGGTGGGCCAGGACGTCGAAAAGGCCGGAACGGGCCGCCTCCTGGACCAGCAGGAAATAGCGCCGGTACAGCGCGTCGGGGTCCCAATTCCGGTAGCCGGCCCGCAGCCCAGGCTGGTCGAAGCCCCAGCCATCGATATAGTGGATCGAGCCCAGGACATAGTCAAA is drawn from Candidatus Desulforudis audaxviator MP104C and contains these coding sequences:
- a CDS encoding histidinol-phosphatase, which gives rise to MPIDYHLHTFRCGHARGRMADYVRAARERGLREIGFADHIPLYFCPLQRRPPALAMTESELPQYVDDVLALRAANPDLPVRLGIEADYVPGREAELAALLSKYPFDYVLGSIHYIDGWGFDQPGLRAGYRNWDPDALYRRYFLLVQEAARSGLFDVLAHPDLLKKFDYRPRGDLTRLYRETALVIAGAGACVEVNTAGLRAPAAEIYPHPAFLAACRELNIPVTLGSDAHDPEEVGFGYPEAVALLRRAGYDQLAVFRERERRLIPL